GTCGCCGATCACGTCACCCATCTTGTCGTCTGTGCAGAAAACGTCGAGTTTCATGATAGGCTCGAGGATCTCGGCGCCAGCCTTTGGCATGGTTTGACGGTATGCCGCCTTAGCAGCGATTTCGAAAGCAACTGCCGAGGAGTCGACTGCGTGGAAACCACCGTCGTCAAGTGTGACCTTGAAGTCCAAGCAAGGGTAGCCAGCAAGCACACCCTTTTCGGTGGATGCTTTGAAGCCCTTTTCAACTGCTGGCCAAAATTCACGAGGCACGTTACCACCGACAACCTTGGATTCGAATTCGAAGCCAGAACCTGGCTCGAGCGGCTCGAGAGTGTAGTCGATCTTCGCGTACTGACCTGAACCACCGGATTGCTTCTTGTGGGTGTAGGAATCGGAAACGGTCTTAGTGATACCTTCACGGTAAGCAACTTGTGGCTTACCGATGATGGCTTCGACACCGTAAGTGCGCTTGAGGATGTCGACCTTAATGTCGAGGTGAAGCTCACCCATACCCTTGAGGATGGTTTCGCCAGAATCTTCGTCGGTTTCAACGATGAATGTGGGGTCTTCCGCAACCATCTTACCGATCGCTGTGCCCATCTTTTCCGCGTTACCTTGGTCCTTCGGCTTAATTGCGATGGAGATAACGGGCTCAGGGAACACCATAGGCTCAAGTGTGGCCGGGTGTGCTGGGTCGCACAGTGTGTGACCTGTTTGCACCGACTTCATGCCGAGTAGGGCGACGATGTCACCCGCTTGTGCAGATTCCACTTCGTTACGCTCGTCGGCGTGCATCTCAATGATACGGCCGATACGCTCTGTTTTACCAGTGAAGGTGTTGAGCACGCTAGTGCCCTTTGTGATCTTACCGGAGTAGATGCGTGTGAAAGTCAGGGCGCCGTATTTGTCGTCCATGATCTTGAACGCAAGTGCGCGGAGTGGCTTGTCGACATCAACGATGGCAAATTCGCCTGTTTCTTCACCTTCAGCATTCACTTCAGGCTGTGGCTTAACTTCAGTTGGAGAAGGCAGGTAGTCGACAACACCGTCGAGCACGTTTTGCACACCCTTGTTCTTGAAGGAAGAACCACAGTAAGTGGGGAAGAAGTCGAGGTTGATGGTGCCCTTGCGGATGCACTTTTTGATAGTCGCCAAGTCAGGCTCGTTACCTTCGAGATAGGCTTCCATGGCCTCGTCGTCTTGCTCGACGGCTGTTTCGATCAGCATCGCACGGTATTCTTCGACCTTGTCGACCATGTCCGCAGGCACTTCCTTTTTCTCGTAAGCCATTGGATCACCGCTGTCATCCCATACCCATGCAGTGCGTGTGAGAAGGTCAACGACACCCTTGAGGTTGCTCTCGGTGCCGATTGGCAGTACCATGACGAGCGGGTTGGCGCCGAGGATGTTTTTGACTTGTTCGACGACCTTGTAAAAATCAGCTCCGATACGGTCGAGTTTGTTGACGTAGATCAGACGAGCGACTTCGGAATC
The nucleotide sequence above comes from Coraliomargarita algicola. Encoded proteins:
- the fusA gene encoding elongation factor G, translated to MTDLSKYRNIGIFAHVDAGKTTTTERILKLTGKIHKLGEVHDGAATTDFMEQEQERGITIQSAATTCFWPGSEQQWDAHRFNIIDTPGHVDFTVEVYRSLKVLDGGIGVFCGSGGVEPQSETNWRYANDSEVARLIYVNKLDRIGADFYKVVEQVKNILGANPLVMVLPIGTESNLKGVVDLLTRTAWVWDDSGDPMAYEKKEVPADMVDKVEEYRAMLIETAVEQDDEAMEAYLEGNEPDLATIKKCIRKGTINLDFFPTYCGSSFKNKGVQNVLDGVVDYLPSPTEVKPQPEVNAEGEETGEFAIVDVDKPLRALAFKIMDDKYGALTFTRIYSGKITKGTSVLNTFTGKTERIGRIIEMHADERNEVESAQAGDIVALLGMKSVQTGHTLCDPAHPATLEPMVFPEPVISIAIKPKDQGNAEKMGTAIGKMVAEDPTFIVETDEDSGETILKGMGELHLDIKVDILKRTYGVEAIIGKPQVAYREGITKTVSDSYTHKKQSGGSGQYAKIDYTLEPLEPGSGFEFESKVVGGNVPREFWPAVEKGFKASTEKGVLAGYPCLDFKVTLDDGGFHAVDSSAVAFEIAAKAAYRQTMPKAGAEILEPIMKLDVFCTDDKMGDVIGDLNRRRGMIKTQEPTSNGGIRIKADAPLSEMFGYIGALRTMTSGRGQFSMEFSHYASTPRNVADQVIKEAQEREAAKKK